Below is a window of Corvus cornix cornix isolate S_Up_H32 chromosome 2, ASM73873v5, whole genome shotgun sequence DNA.
CGGGAGTTCCATGCAGCCTGGTAACCATGAACTAACTAGTCTTTATCCACTGAAATGTAACACATTTCCTGGTATTTCTAAAACAAACAGTCAGGtctcaaaattaattcttcatttctttttctggtatGTTGCTCTTCCCTGTACTGCTCCCTCTGTCAAAGAACTCTTCCTCTTGAAGAGGTGTTTGTTGGCTTAATTAAATAAGACATGCATGCCAGATGTTCCGGATTTGAGGTGGCTTGTTGTCATCTAGGCTTACTATTCTGCAAGTTGTTGACTGGACTTAAAAATGCCATGAAGCAGAAAATTTCTTACAGGTTAACTTGATGCATCTTCAGAAAGATGCTTTTCATCATAAAGTTAACTTTTCAGCCAGATATTTGCAGCCTTCATTTTTACGTTTGTGCACACATAGTTTCCTAGGATGCATGCACAGATTAATTTAGATCATTGTGGAacaggatattaaaaaaaggtgttaagGCTAGGAAACTAAAGCTGAGGAGCATGTTTTAGTCACAAAATATACCTGAGTGTATGTTGAAAGACTTGGAATGCTCTTTCCTGAGCCGTGCAGTTTGCTAGATACAGTTAGTTTTGTACGGGAGCACAAATCACTAGGTGGCGATATAGTATGGACACAAACAGCATTATTAAAATCCAAACTCACTCTCAATAAATACGTTAGTGATCATCAGTCACTTCCAGTTTGGGCACAGCAGTTAAATCATGTGGATGTCAGGTTTCTGTATCTCCTTTATGACTTGTATGTAAGTTCAATAAGGCTCTTGTTGGAGTTGAGatttttgaataaatattttattattaaaaagaagaaaaaaagaaaaaaattctctgcttAGCAGCACCTTCATGTTTTGAGCTtgggtgttgtttttttgtAGCTAAAAAACAGCAACGTGGTTATGTTCTTTAACTCAAGATTGAAACAGTGTCTCTTTTccacacatgaaaaattaaaataatgtatattGGACTAAGTGCTGTGCTTAGTGTGGAGAAGCAAGTGGTGTGTATTGGTATTTCAGAGATCCTGTAGCAGCTAATAAAAgctattaaaattcaaaaagcaaatttctAAAAATCCTTTTAAGTCTGGCATTAGCTGTTAAAATTAACTGTTGTGGGTTTGTTGGCGTTTGGGTTTTTAGGCTACTTTTGCATGAATATAATTCTCAAAAGTACGCTGTGCTCCTTTGAAAAACTTACTTTGATGGTTTGAGTTTGTGAAAGGCCATTGTATTGATTCTCAGAGTGGAGAAGCAGGGGCTGGAACACCCAGCGAGTGCGTGCAGGGGCTGCGGGCGGGTCTGAAGGCAGGGGCGTCTGAGCGCAGACCCTTGTGTGTATCACTTAAGCGAGCTGCTATTGTGAGAGGGAGTGGGGAGGAAGGTTGTAATTAGGTATCCATGTAGGCTGAACCCGCCATTTTACTAAGCTCTGCTGAAGTAGGTCCTTGTAAGGGAGatggcaggaggctgggagagcaTGAAATGGCAGCCGACGAGCAGTAATCCGGCCATATGCACCCTACAGGAAGCCACTGTTTTGCACAGCTTTTGAATCCGCCCGGCCCCTCTGGGTCGGAGACGGCGGTAGGAAAGATGcagttctcagaaaaaaaagctgttttgacTTTCAGTTTACCTTTCAGATGGGTAAAAGATAAAGTCTGGGGAGAGTGGCCGTGTTAGTAGTTAGGCTGTGCTCCCTTAAGAAGGGATTGAGAGTCGCATTAGTCCGGCACCCCAGTGCAGTCCTGTAACACCACCGGCAGACAGGCATGGGGACAAGAGATGAGCCATTCACCACAGTGGGGCACTAGTAACCAGTCTAAACAAGACAAGTTCAGGGCTTGTTTTTCTGGTGGAAAATAACGTGTTTGTACATAGCCTTCCATAGTTACCAGTAGGTTGCAGATTTCACATCCCTGGTCCTTGTCTCTCCTGCAGGCGATGGAGCATGCAAATGGAATGGAGCTGGATGGCAGGAGGATTCGAGTGGATTACTCAATCACCAAGAGAGCACATACACCCACCCCAGGCATCTACATGGGCAGGCCAACACAGTAAGTTCAATGGATTAAAACTGAGTGCTGGATTCTGGTTGAAGAAATAGAACTCCAGGTACTTCTAAAAAGATTTAGAGTTATGCCAGTTTGTACTTTATCACAAAGTTACTAACATAAAGAATGTAGTTCTGTGGTTCACATACACTCTTAAATTCTACTATGGTTTATCATatctttatttacaaaaatgttGAAGGAggtattattaaaaaataatacccAGCATGATTAATTAATGTATCTTTCGCCTGCTGAAATACTAAGGTGCCCATTTGCCTTTGATTTTGATGGGAATTAGACTcaaattcctcatttttctggGAGTTTTTGAAggtgtttttattaaaatattttgtttagcGATTTGTTTTGTGGTGTAGTTTTAAGTGTCTGATTTACTACAAGACcacttaaaaaaagattttaaataatttatatttatttatctaatAATTTAAATCAAGACAAAGAATAGATATATaaaggggtttttgtttttgttctttcttttcccctaatAGCAgtggaggaggtggtggtggtggagcgGGTCGTCGCCGGGACTCATATTATGATAGGGGGTATGACAGAGGATATGACAGATATGAAGAATATGACTACAGATACAGGTACCTACTCTATTTCTGTAAGAACAGTGGATTTGTGGGGAATACTGAAAAGTTACATTACAAAACACGTTAGTCAGTTTGCAGCAATATTCTGCATACATGCCTTTTATGTGTTAGGGCCTCCTTCCCTTAAGTTTTGTGGGATTAAAGTAGTCAGAATCTTCAGTGTTTATGTAATTTGGTTTTTCAGTTGGGCAAGGGGTTAATTTTGCTACGTGAAGGAAGTAGAGAGCATGTACCCCAGGAATCAAGTGGACAGATAAAAAGGGAACTCgtttttctgtgctgtataTAGAACCAGAGACAGCTGATACACACTGCTGTTTAAAAAGGGATTATTTGTGGATGGGGTTTTTAATGCTTGACATTTCATAACCATCTCGCTGTTTTGAAAGTTATCTGGTTTCAGAGAATGTTGTTCAACAAGAATTGTAGGCATCTGGAAAAGCACTTCATGTGTTTGTAAGGCTAGTGAGAGTTTATTAAATTCTTTGTCTGGGAATATCATACAGTTTTAAACACATCAAATagagaaatataaaagcatttgTTAAATAACCATAAGCCACAGCcaaataaagcagaaatcaTTCATGGAGGCCAAGTCTTTCAGTGCTAAGGAAGTGGTTCTGTTCTGTAGAAGTGATGTGAATAAGGCTTCTTTCATAATGGAtgttgtttggtttcttttttaatttcctttaaaggAGACGATCACCATCGCCTTACTATAGTCGATACCGATCGCGATCAAGATCCCGTTCCTATAGTCCAAGTAAGTGAACACAAGTGAATAAACAGAATCTGGCTGACATAAACATTGTTATATGAATTGATCAATGGAAATTCTGaatgtgaaagcaaaaaaagctggGCACAGTTAAGCTGAGATAACGTGTACAGTTAGTTTATGATTGTGTAATTAGTAATtgtgttatctttttttttccagggcgCTACTGAAGATCAGAAGAGTTACAGTTGAggacttgatttttaaatacaaagttcAGATCTTTAGCATCCCTACTGCTTTCCCTTCCATCTTCCCTTTCTTGTCCTCCTTCCAGCTCTTTCACAAGTCTTTAGTTCAtttagaatatatatattttcagttGAAGTATTCCTATTTTCCATCCCTCCTTATTGTAATACTCTTAAATATTGTAATTGTTGTAGTTTTTGTGTAGTAAAACATCTTGAGTAAAATGAAATAGAGAACCCCGAAGTGCTGATACATTTTGGAAGTCATTCCTATTTCGTTTTTAAAACAGTTGGACTCCTGACTAATCAGAAGAGAGCattgatatttttaaatcttgcaTGTCATATGTAGTATACACACTCGGATACTTTAACATAAACCTGCATTTCCAAGTAAGTTGTTAATCTTTCTGTTAAAATGTTTACCTATTACTTTGATAAACAAGTAATGACTTTGAGCCTTTTCTGTAATGATGAATTTGCTTAGATAGTCATGAAccagaggattttttttgtattttttttgtcaggTAGTTGCTTTGGGAGTAGACTATTTGAGCTAGAGCAAAATTTGGTATTTAACTGACTGGGAGAATAGATCCTTGTACACTCAAAATTAAGGCTGTGTTTTATAGAAAAAAGTTTTTGGATTGCAATGCAGTGGATAacaattgaaattaaaattgttaAATTCCTGGGGTCTTTGTGGTACTTGGTTGAATATTTCCCCTTAATtggcacaggagaaaaaatatttattgaacaTAGCAATTAGTTATATAATTTGCTGTTCATGACAGAAAAAATTGCCAACTTTTTGGTATTGAAATAATGATGGAGGAAGTTTTGTTTCCAATCCTTTTTGAACTTTTGGAAGTATGGATGGAAAAACTTACAGCTACATgtaaacttttttcccctcaataaAAGTTAAGTCCACTGATCTGCAGTTTCTTGTcttttgttctgcattttgtgTCGCTTTGGAATATTGGTTAAACAATACTTGATACTGGGGTATGGGTGATAAAGCTTTTTATCTGTCTTCTCAGGAGCCTTGTCTTTCCTGAGAATCAGTAAGCAGTTACATGGGATGGCTGAACAGGGTTGGGTAGTCCAGCTGTCTCTTGAGCCATCCTTGTCACTTGCTGGAGTTGTGGTGAGATGGTTGAAAGAGGGAAATGCTAttgattttgtttaattttctggCAAGTGGCTGGTTGAATGTTGATGTTGCCAGAGCAAAAGGAATAGGACCACAAAGCCCTTGCAGGGAAGGCCACTAAAAGAGTTTGTCATGATTTTAAGACGGTAAGTATACGAGATGTAATTGCATTAGCTATTTCAGAGTGTTGGTGCCAGGAACTATTAACGAGTAGTTAAAAGAAACACCAGCACACATCCAACTATCTTAAAAGCTTGATAGAATATGCCAGGAGAAATTGGTGACAAAAAAGTTCTGACTGGTTATTGCTCAATACCTTtgaatccatttttttttccccataaattGCAGTTGAAAACTCTAGTAAATTGAAAGCAGAGTAGCTGAAACACTGAAGTTAAATCTTTCAAGTCTGATTAATTTACCAGTATTTATTGGTGATCCAGGCAAATTAGCATGGGTTTAGGaagggcaggtcctgcctgaccaacctgatctcctcCTATGACCTGGTGACCCACTTAGTGGaagagggaaaggctgtggatgttgtctacctggacttcagcaaagcctcCCATGGCATTCTCCTGGAAGAGCTGACAGCCCATGGTTTGGTGTACTcttcactgaataaaaaaatgagtCTGGATATCTGGCCCTAGAGGGTGAAGGTGAAtggtgccacatccagctgtTGGCCAGTCTCAAGaggttccccagggctcagcactgGGGCCAGCCCTGTTCCATATCTCTG
It encodes the following:
- the TRA2A gene encoding transformer-2 protein homolog alpha isoform X4 is translated as MSNRRRHTGSRANPDPNTCLGVFGLSLYTTERDLREVFSRYGPLTGVNVVYDQRTGRSRGFAFVYFERIDDSKEAMEHANGMELDGRRIRVDYSITKRAHTPTPGIYMGRPTHSGGGGGGGAGRRRDSYYDRGYDRGYDRYEEYDYRYRRRSPSPYYSRYRSRSRSRSYSPRRY